One window from the genome of Natrialba magadii ATCC 43099 encodes:
- a CDS encoding M14 family metallopeptidase, with the protein MKVAQLGSGTPEIAVVAGVHGDEPCGVRAVERLLDERPAVKRPVKLIVANEKALERQVRFVDEDLNRAFPGDPDAKTHEAELASELVNELDDCLAFSMHSTQSHAEPFAIVNEITERATELCPQLPVAAMVETSMFAEGRLFSAAQTIEVECGLQGTETAAENADRLTRAFLTAVGALPGDTVQRDLPVFRLTDVIQKEQADTYEVFVDNFTKVPAGDPFAAADGETQIADEAFYPILMSSNGYEDVFGYTAEKLDILTTQPIAD; encoded by the coding sequence GGAGATTGCGGTCGTGGCCGGCGTTCACGGCGACGAACCCTGTGGTGTTCGGGCGGTCGAACGATTACTCGACGAGCGACCTGCGGTCAAGCGGCCGGTCAAATTGATCGTGGCAAACGAGAAGGCACTCGAGCGTCAGGTCCGCTTCGTCGATGAAGATCTGAATCGTGCGTTCCCGGGCGACCCAGACGCCAAAACCCATGAAGCCGAACTTGCAAGCGAACTGGTGAACGAACTCGACGACTGTCTGGCGTTCTCGATGCACTCGACCCAGAGCCATGCGGAACCGTTCGCGATTGTCAACGAGATTACGGAGCGGGCAACGGAGCTGTGTCCGCAGTTACCGGTAGCCGCGATGGTCGAGACGAGCATGTTCGCAGAGGGACGGCTCTTTTCCGCTGCCCAGACGATCGAAGTCGAGTGTGGACTCCAGGGGACAGAGACCGCAGCGGAAAACGCAGACCGACTCACACGAGCGTTCCTGACCGCTGTGGGTGCGCTGCCGGGAGACACCGTTCAACGTGACCTGCCGGTATTCCGGCTCACCGATGTCATTCAGAAGGAGCAGGCAGACACCTACGAGGTCTTCGTCGACAACTTCACCAAAGTCCCAGCGGGCGATCCCTTCGCGGCCGCCGATGGCGAAACGCAAATCGCTGACGAGGCGTTCTACCCGATTCTCATGTCCTCGAACGGCTACGAGGACGTCTTCGGGTACACGGCAGAGAAGCTCGATATCTTGACTACACAGCCGATCGCTGACTGA
- a CDS encoding YeeE/YedE family protein, whose translation MSISLSLSLSFLALAFGDLFPNGIEHYALGGLFVGLGVAVIYLGTAIPAGASTFLESTLSYASGLSRFQQYRPSRDWRVVFTLGIVAGAFVYAATFQSGLVSSSLHQPATTGEFLEVGGLTLWLTEVQPWRLFLGGVLIGIGTRLGKGCTSGHGVCGVGSASSASFVGVATFLLIAIGVAQLVAALGVNP comes from the coding sequence ATGAGCATCTCACTCTCACTCTCACTCTCATTCCTCGCACTCGCGTTCGGCGACCTGTTTCCGAACGGGATCGAACACTACGCGCTCGGCGGCCTCTTCGTCGGGCTCGGTGTCGCCGTGATCTACCTCGGCACCGCAATTCCGGCCGGCGCGAGCACGTTCCTCGAGTCGACGCTATCGTACGCCTCGGGTCTCTCGCGCTTCCAGCAGTATCGTCCGTCGCGCGACTGGCGCGTCGTCTTCACCCTCGGCATCGTCGCCGGCGCGTTCGTCTACGCCGCAACGTTCCAGTCCGGACTCGTCTCGAGTTCGCTCCACCAGCCCGCGACCACGGGTGAGTTCCTGGAGGTCGGCGGTCTGACCCTGTGGCTCACCGAAGTTCAGCCCTGGCGGCTGTTCCTCGGCGGGGTTCTCATCGGTATCGGGACCCGCCTGGGTAAAGGCTGTACCTCCGGCCACGGCGTCTGTGGCGTCGGCTCCGCCTCGAGTGCCTCGTTCGTCGGGGTCGCGACGTTCCTGTTGATCGCGATCGGCGTCGCACAGCTCGTTGCGGCGCTGGGGGTGAACCCATAA